A window of Drosophila subobscura isolate 14011-0131.10 chromosome E, UCBerk_Dsub_1.0, whole genome shotgun sequence contains these coding sequences:
- the LOC117891434 gene encoding uncharacterized protein LOC117891434 has protein sequence MNQTQSSVASSLPQCPCHMPAVHHCGKELREQRADYFRRDVDDITDSVMQVMRICGLKAWEVRRTREVIGRSLLHYDEVRHRIDRVPRKRFCKETFLHGLAHEAQMSRMDAQIAYSIVKRAFKAYYHGTATEGKRLKALMEGMRHRQECLWLHAAKRTAEIYAAYAGLMRSEELQFAERFECVYKSLHDVLRTRVVWDDENHCRCGWASAKPSQATVSTMTAEIEVLYQQQNMAPSSAPSRTNVPPSSAPSRTVMPPSQLSVQVTEILVDMGPLPSSKSVSSKSSRYNHGLRRVNQQKSSSRPPTGTSSKATLQRRRDKCKCPPLLCEREFEREAPEITAECSQGPYVCRWLHYDETEEQFKEHRVPFPPLEVICPPCAKDELPCDPECTCTCDICTCPPAYDEGAGEEEHRGERLSATGIEDNDTDYCWLAPFREWPRVDGAPAEVAPEEEAKPNSQEGEEEEARFQCRCTCEIKRRAYPHLFTYLAPFREIKKPAEEAQVEQPEKSDEQSATEDLLSKPPPCGVSLATYRCWLQPSPSKSDSEPMAEQAPHIAVLAQGVPPKVAGISMDVTVKGQHHQGGSKVTKAAAPTAKAPRSTEKTATLRISLPPSPAGKAPTKAAPAAAVPASAAPPVAPSAAKPATAPIAAKPAPSQPPNQEEKLTKEDILDIIGL, from the coding sequence ATGAACCAAACACAGTCCAGTGTTGCCTCCTCGCTGCCGCAGTGTCCGTGCCACATGCCTGCGGTGCATCACTGTGGCAAGGAGCTGCGCGAGCAGCGCGCCGACTACTTCCGGCGGGACGTCGATGACATCACGGACAGCGTGATGCAGGTGATGCGGATATGTGGCCTCAAGGCGTGGGAGGTGCGACGCACCAGGGAGGTGATTGGACGATCCTTGCTGCACTACGACGAGGTGCGCCACAGGATTGATAGGGTGCCGCGCAAGCGCTTCTGCAAGGAGACCTTCCTCCATGGGTTGGCGCACGAGGCGCAAATGTCGCGCATGGATGCGCAGATTGCCTACTCCATTGTGAAGCGAGCGTTCAAGGCGTACTACCATGGCACGGCGACAGAAGGCAAGCGATTGAAGGCCTTGATGGAGGGCATGCGGCATCGGCAGGAGTGCCTCTGGCTGCACGCGGCCAAGCGCACGGCCGAGATCTACGCGGCCTACGCCGGCCTCATGCGCTCCGAGGAGCTGCAGTTCGCGGAGCGCTTCGAGTGCGTCTACAAGAGTCTGCACGATGTGCTGAGGACTCGTGTGGTGTGGGACGACGAGAATCATTGCCGCTGCGGCTGGGCGTCCGCGAAGCCCTCGCAGGCCACAGTCTCCACGATGACGGCCGAGATTGAGGTGCTCTATCAGCAGCAGAATATGGCGCCCAGCAGTGCGCCCTCGAGAACGAACGTGCCTCCCAGCAGTGCCCCCTCCCGCACGGTCATGCCGCCCAGTCAGCTGTCCGTGCAGGTAACCGAGATCCTGGTGGACATGGGACCGCTGCCCAGCTCCAAGTCAGTCAGCTCCAAGTCCTCCCGCTACAACCACGGCCTGAGGCGAGTCAATCAGCAAAAGTCCTCGAGCCGGCCGCCCACAGGGACGAGCTCCAAGGCGACGCTGCAGCGGCGCAGGGACAAGTGCAAGTGTCCGCCGTTGCTGTGCGAACGGGAGTTTGAGCGCGAGGCGCCAGAGATTACCGCAGAGTGCAGCCAGGGGCCGTACGTGTGCCGCTGGCTGCACTACGACGAGACGGAGGAACAGTTCAAGGAGCATCGTGTGCCCTTCCCGCCCCTGGAGGTCATCTGTCCGCCGTGCGCCAAGGACGAACTGCCCTGCGATCCCGAGTGCACCTGCACCTGTGACATCTGCACCTGTCCGCCCGCCTACGATGAGGGAGctggggaggaggagcaccgCGGGGAGCGACTGTCGGCCACAGGGATTGAGGACAACGACACGGActactgctggctggcacCGTTCCGGGAGTGGCCACGCGTGGACGGGGCGCCGGCGGAGGTGGCGCCAGAGGAAGAGGCGAAGCCCAACTCCCAGGAAggtgaggaggaggaagcgCGTTTCCAGTGCCGCTGCACCTGCGAGATCAAGCGGAGGGCCTACCCACATCTCTTTACCTACTTGGCGCCCTTCAGGGAGATCAAGAAACCGGCGGAGGAGGCGCAGGTGGAGCAACCCGAGAAGTCCGATGAGCAATCTGCCACTGAGGATCTGTTGTCCAAGCCTCCGCCCTGCGGCGTCTCCCTGGCCACCTatcgctgctggctgcagcccTCGCCCAGCAAGTCCGACTCCGAGCCCATGGCAGAGCAGGCGCCACACATCGCAGTGCTGGCCCAGGGAGTGCCACCCAAAGTCGCTGGCATCTCCATGGATGTCACCGTCAAAGGACAGCATCATCAAGGCGGCAGCAAAGTGACCAAAGCAGCAGCGCCCACAGCAAAGGCTCCGAGGTCTACCGAAAAAACAGCCACATTGAGGATCAGTTTGCCACCAAGTCCAGCTGGGAAAGCACCGACAAaggcagctcctgcagcggcTGTTCCAGCctcagcagctcctcctgtgGCTCCCTCAGCAGCCAAGCCAGCGACAGCTCCCATAGCGGCCAAGCCAGCGCCCTCTCAGCCTCCAAACCAAGAGGAAAAGCTCACAAAGGAGGATATTTTGGATATCATTGGACTGTAA